One genomic window of Chanos chanos chromosome 13, fChaCha1.1, whole genome shotgun sequence includes the following:
- the LOC115826719 gene encoding tetraspanin-1-like: MGCFGFLKMMMFIFNGIIFMAGAGILAVGIWVKVDSGSILQLLQSLKGVDGLEQLLNVGYLLIAVGALLLLLGFLGCCGAVKESRCMLLLFFVIILILFIAEVAGAIVILVFRGVVDQLIAKLGTAAVKNIQKEYGKSADITGLWNATMDVLKCCGFYNFTDFTDSPFFENNNLYPSPCCTSGLCDYSNAHNSTVSGCFPKVVKLMDENSILIIGVAFGIAVLELAAMSVSMSMYCKIGSKLG, encoded by the exons ATGGGTTGCTTTGGTTTTCTAAAAATGATGATGTTCATCTTCAATGGCATCATTTTT atggCTGGTGCCGGAATCCTTGCAGTGGGGATCTGGGTGAAGGTGGACAGTGGGTCAATATTGCAGTTACTGCAGTCTCTAAAGGGCGTGGATGGCCTGGAGCAGCTCCTGAACGTGGGCTATCTGCTAATCGCTGTAGGAGCACTGCTGCTTCTTCTAGGCTTCTTGGGCTGCTGTGGAGCCGTTAAAGAGAGCAGGTGCATGCTACTGCTG ttcttTGTCATTATCCTGATACTCTTCATTGCAGAAGTGGCAGGAGCAATAGTAATACTAGTCTTCAGAGGAGTT GTGGACCAACTGATAGCAAAATTGGGCACAGCTGCAgtgaaaaatattcaaaaagaaTATGGAAAATCTGCTGACATCACAGGCTTGTGGAACGCTACGATGGATGTG ctcaAGTGCTGTGGATTTTACAACTTCACAGATTTCACTGATTCTCCTTTCTTCGAAAATAACAATCTCTATCCAAGTCCGTGCTGTACATCCGGGCTGTGTGATTACAGCAATGCTCATAACTCA ACCGTTTCAGGTTGCTTTCCAAAGGTGGTAAAACTGATGGATGAGAATTCAATCCTCATAATAGGTGTGGCTTTCGGTATTGCTGTTCTTGAG cTGGCAGCAATGTCTGTCTCTATGAGCATGTACTGCAAAATAGGCTCCAAACTGGGTTAA